One window from the genome of Thermoanaerobacterium sp. PSU-2 encodes:
- the yunB gene encoding sporulation protein YunB, which produces MRRKKWGRRRIKIRGINKNFVYILASLFILSLLYMFVTYRLTPALIKASETVAQEVAVKSINKSINEKVLKGIQYSDLINVRTDNSGKVSMLQANTIEMNILSAKITQAVQDNLNSIGSVYVKLPLGSLISKDVFANTGPKIKVGLLPIGSVNVDFESSFEPAGINQTRHIIYLYIKTNIQIIAPLASKQIQVSTHMPIADSIIVGDVPQSFVDVNGNKYTVPVPNGNSKINVESN; this is translated from the coding sequence ATGAGGAGAAAAAAGTGGGGAAGAAGGAGGATAAAAATACGTGGGATAAACAAAAATTTTGTTTACATTTTGGCATCATTATTTATATTATCATTGCTGTATATGTTTGTAACGTACAGGTTGACACCTGCGCTTATTAAGGCCAGTGAGACAGTAGCTCAGGAAGTAGCTGTAAAATCTATCAATAAATCCATCAATGAAAAAGTTCTAAAAGGCATTCAATACAGCGACCTTATAAATGTAAGAACTGACAACAGCGGAAAAGTATCGATGCTGCAAGCTAATACGATAGAGATGAATATTTTGTCAGCAAAGATTACTCAAGCTGTTCAGGATAATTTAAACAGCATAGGATCGGTGTACGTGAAATTACCTCTTGGCAGCCTAATATCAAAGGATGTATTTGCAAATACAGGCCCAAAGATAAAAGTAGGACTCCTGCCAATCGGCTCGGTGAATGTAGACTTTGAATCAAGCTTTGAACCAGCAGGGATAAATCAGACGAGGCACATAATATACCTCTACATAAAGACGAACATTCAAATAATTGCGCCGCTTGCATCAAAGCAAATACAGGTATCCACACACATGCCTATTGCCGACAGCATAATTGTAGGTGATGTACCTCAAAGCTTTGTAGACGTCAACGGCAACAAATACACTGTTCCTGTTCCAAATGGAAATTCAAAAATTAATGTAGAAAGCAATTGA